A window from Acropora palmata chromosome 14, jaAcrPala1.3, whole genome shotgun sequence encodes these proteins:
- the LOC141866324 gene encoding achacin-like isoform X2: MKNFDSKTTLAISEGYDLEKQHHYVEKRCSFCDCFHKKCTFRLWQVLVFLFSVATIIALLGLLIAMFGPGNKDLKYPKSKTNRARLTGGRLIHCSPVTTDESPTTTETTSPNTEKSSPAAAMTSASTLPSTTLTPATSLPTALPSTALPSTTSLPTTTSPTDAECGVAIVGGGAAGLVLARELLRSGKETNVCIFEKENRLGGKIFDYRFPEAPNITVGLGQLVLFGNNPEAESCLFEDLTVHHDRYERKVRYFEVRGVFGSNFTALKPTAFPTLNITPTVENVTQANSANFYTAGSFLSSYLSPEGAKYFETLYGFKGSYMQKINPESYKEYLKDTVEDEGQINEDMRPKMGLSEGIERLNHSVQNLGGKVYLSEMVTSVSKDGGKFVVQTIKQKVKANKTIITTGPTALKKMTGDVIRSITDHKVFQSIVGVPAFFGAAVYSSAWWEDMKVLQIKDSYQALPMFISSSKCLGITMPYRGRGPNGVAVLQTIGSSGGCSDEWGNILKVSKHAVDQELERALEYKFQRKIPLTPLNTVYKYWEDGFWYFQKAGANFSLSQIRNWAKRPLPGSDVFLADKAYYNFGGWLEDTIHSANEVYKEGWNTMFSWLCP, encoded by the exons ATGAAGAACTTTGATAGTAAAACAACACTTGCCATTAGTGAAGGATATGATTTGGAAAAACAGCATCACTATGTCGAAAAAAGATGCAGCTTTTGTGACTGTTTCCACAAGAAGTGCACTTTTCGTTTGTGGCAAGTTCTGGTATTCTTGTTCTCTGTTGCAACTATCATCGCATTGTTGGGACTTTTGATCGCCATGTTTGGTCCAGGCAACAAAGACCTGAAGTATCCAAAGAGCAAAACCAATCGTGCTCGGCTTACTGGAGGTAGGCTGATAC ATTGTAGCCCTGTTACTACTGACGAAAGCCCGACGACAACAGAAACTACATCTCCGAACACCGAAAAATCAAGCCCAGCTGCTGCAATGACGTCGGCATCGACCTTGCCGTCAACCACATTGACTCCAGCTACATCGCTTCCAACTGCATTACCTTCAACTGCATTGCCCTCAACTACGTCGCTTCCAACCACTACCTCCCCTACGGATGCTGAGTGTGGAGTAGCTATTGTTGGCGGAG gAGCTGCTGGACTTGTGTTAGCGAGAGAACTATTGAGGTCAGGAAAAGAAACGAATGTTtgcatttttgaaaaagaaaatcgtcTTGGAGgaaaaatctttgattacCGCTTCCCCGAAGCTCCAAATATCACCGTAG GTCTCGGACAGTTGGTTCTCTTTGGAAATAATCCCGAAGCAGAAAG ttgcCTGTTTGAGGACCTTACAGTACATCACGATCGCTATGAGAGAAAGGTTCGATACTTTGAAGTTCGCGGTGTGTTTGGCAGCAATTTCACTGCTCTCAAACCGACTGCCTTTCCGACGTTAAATATTACTCCTACAGTGGAAAATGTGACGCAAGCAAATTCTGCCAACTTTTACACAGCTGGATCTTTTCTATCCAGCTATTTGTCCCCTGAAGGAGCTAAGTATTTTGAAACTCTTTACGGCTTCAAAGGTAGCTACATGCAAAAGATCAACCCTGAAAGTTATAAAGAGTATCTCAAAGACACAGTTGAAGACGAAGGTCAaataaatgaagatatgaGACCTAAGATGGGACTTTCCGAAGGAATCGAAAGACTAAACCATTCGGTGCAAAATTTGGGAGGAAAAGTTTATCTGTCAGAAATGGTGACTTCAGTCTCTAAAGATGGAGGCAAGTTTGTGGTTCAGACAATAAAGCAAAAGGTAAAAGCCAACAAAACAATTATAACGACAGGACCAACGGCTCTTAAAAAGATGACCGGTGACGTCATTAGAAGTATCACCGATCACAAGGTCTTTCAGTCCATTGTGGGTGTTCCTGCGTTTTTTGGAGCAGCGGTTTACTCAAGTGCCTGGTGGGAAGATATGAAGGTTTTACAAATAAAAGATTCTTATCAAGCATTACCCATGTTTATTTCTAGCAGTAAATGCCTCGGAATTACTATGCCTTACAG GGGACGAGGTCCTAATGGCGTGGCGGTACTTCAAACGATAGGGAGCAGTGGAGGATGCAGCGATGAGTGGGGAAATATCTTAAAGGTCTCGAAGCATGCCGTTGATCAAGAACTTGAAAGAGCCTTGGAATACAAgttccaaagaaaaattcctttgaCACCTTTGAACACTGTTTATAAATATTGGGAAGACGGATTCTG GTATTTCCAGAAGGCTGGTGCGAATTTCTCCTTGTCGCAAATACGTAACTGGGCAAAAAGACCACTCCCCGGGTCTGACGTATTCTTGGCTGATAAAGCGTATTACAACTTTGGTGGATGGCTTGAAGACACAATTCACTCAGCAAATGAGGTTTATAAGGAAGGCTGGAATACGATGTTTTCCTGGCTTTGTCCGTAG